In Thermococcus sp. JdF3, a genomic segment contains:
- the lonB gene encoding ATP-dependent protease LonB, whose product MGDKEKIEEALAPREYGESLELGVDFSTTEEIRVPEKLIDQVIGQEHAVEVIRTAANQKRHVLLIGEPGTGKSMLGQAMAELLPTENLEDILVFPNPEDENMPKIKTVPACQGRRIVEKYREKAKGQENIKSYILLFVMFTVMLALFIDFSATTLLMGLFVVILTIMALSNMRLKGSVLVPKLLVDNCGRTKAPFIDATGAHAGALLGDVRHDPFQSGGLGTPAHERVEPGMIHRAHKGVLFIDEVATLSLKMQQSLLTAMQEKKFPITGQSEMSSGAMVRTEPVPCDFVLVAAGNLDTVDKMHPALRSRIRGYGYEVYMRTTMPDTLENRKKLVQFVAQEVIRDGKIPHFTREAVEEVVREAQKRAGRKGHLTLRLRDLGGIVRAAGDIAVKKGRKYVEREDVIEAVRMAKPLEKQLADWYIERKKEYQVIKADGKGIGRVNGLAVIGEQSGIVLPIEAVVAPAASKEEGKIIVTGKLGEIAKEAVQNVSAIIKRYKGEDISRYDIHVQFLQTYEGVEGDSASISVATAVISALEEIPIRQDVAMTGSLSVLGEVLPIGGATPKIEAAIEAGIKTVIIPRANEKDVFLSRDKAEKIQIFPVDTIDQVLEIALVDTERKEELLRRIREALPLSL is encoded by the coding sequence ATGGGGGACAAAGAAAAGATTGAAGAGGCCCTGGCCCCCAGGGAGTACGGCGAGAGCCTGGAGCTGGGCGTGGATTTCAGCACCACCGAGGAGATCAGGGTTCCGGAGAAGCTCATAGACCAGGTTATCGGCCAGGAACATGCCGTCGAGGTCATCAGAACTGCGGCGAACCAGAAGAGGCACGTCCTTTTAATCGGGGAACCTGGAACCGGCAAGTCCATGCTCGGTCAGGCCATGGCGGAGCTTCTCCCGACGGAGAACCTCGAAGACATACTGGTCTTCCCGAACCCAGAAGACGAGAACATGCCCAAGATAAAGACCGTTCCCGCCTGCCAGGGAAGAAGGATAGTCGAGAAGTACCGGGAGAAGGCCAAGGGCCAGGAGAATATAAAGTCCTACATCCTCCTGTTCGTTATGTTCACCGTCATGCTCGCCCTTTTCATAGACTTCAGCGCGACGACGCTCTTGATGGGTCTCTTTGTCGTTATACTCACCATAATGGCGCTCTCCAACATGCGCCTCAAGGGCTCCGTTCTCGTCCCGAAGCTTCTCGTGGACAACTGCGGCAGAACCAAGGCGCCGTTCATAGACGCAACCGGCGCGCACGCGGGCGCGCTCCTCGGCGACGTCAGGCACGACCCGTTCCAGAGCGGCGGCCTCGGAACGCCCGCCCACGAGAGGGTTGAGCCGGGAATGATACACCGCGCCCACAAGGGAGTCCTGTTCATAGATGAGGTGGCGACCCTGAGCCTCAAGATGCAGCAGAGCCTCCTCACTGCCATGCAGGAGAAGAAGTTCCCGATAACCGGCCAGAGCGAGATGTCGAGCGGTGCCATGGTCAGGACCGAGCCGGTACCGTGTGACTTCGTCCTCGTTGCGGCAGGAAACCTCGACACCGTTGACAAGATGCACCCCGCCCTGCGCTCCCGTATACGGGGCTACGGTTACGAGGTCTACATGCGCACGACGATGCCGGACACCCTGGAGAACAGAAAGAAGCTCGTTCAGTTCGTCGCGCAGGAGGTAATCCGTGACGGAAAGATACCCCACTTCACCAGGGAGGCCGTCGAGGAGGTAGTCAGGGAGGCCCAGAAGCGGGCAGGCAGAAAGGGTCACCTTACCCTCCGTCTCCGTGACCTCGGCGGTATCGTCAGGGCCGCGGGGGACATAGCCGTCAAGAAGGGCAGGAAGTACGTCGAGAGGGAGGACGTGATAGAGGCCGTCAGAATGGCAAAGCCGCTCGAGAAGCAGCTCGCCGACTGGTACATCGAGAGGAAGAAGGAGTACCAGGTTATCAAGGCGGACGGCAAGGGAATCGGCCGCGTGAACGGTCTCGCCGTCATAGGCGAGCAGAGCGGTATAGTCCTGCCGATAGAGGCGGTCGTCGCCCCCGCCGCCAGCAAGGAGGAGGGCAAGATTATAGTCACCGGAAAGCTGGGTGAGATAGCTAAGGAAGCAGTTCAGAACGTCTCGGCGATAATCAAGCGCTACAAGGGCGAGGACATAAGCCGCTACGATATACACGTCCAGTTCCTCCAGACCTACGAGGGTGTCGAGGGCGACTCGGCGAGCATAAGCGTGGCCACCGCGGTTATATCCGCGCTGGAGGAGATACCGATAAGGCAGGACGTTGCCATGACCGGTTCACTCAGTGTCCTCGGCGAGGTGCTCCCGATAGGAGGCGCCACGCCGAAGATAGAGGCCGCAATCGAGGCCGGCATAAAGACGGTCATAATCCCCAGGGCCAACGAGAAGGACGTCTTCCTCAGCAGGGACAAGGCGGAGAAGATACAGATATTCCCGGTCGATACCATCGACCAGGTCCTTGAGATAGCCCTGGTTGATACCGAACGGAAGGAAGAGCTTCTCAGGCGCATAAGGGAGGCGCTTCCGCTTTCCCTTTGA
- a CDS encoding DUF2666 family protein, whose amino-acid sequence MRVEDQIVFTAHHGNWKVADRLLDMDDEKVAHFIASIANTVNAKIPEYLTEVMNVAGISSLAEELAQKNLSDAVVALKSPGTARKLGQLVFEDDKKLRKHLVDVAKALLVREVLSKKAPVDYPEGPLSEVRIVFPYNEDHVNFTAFHLSAEHGKWRAVRRLIIDDKTPMADVARLLAGINESITLKLPVYAGIDVEGIDAWFGEFKKVKKAEIPAVVEKYLHFPAENYAPRPFVEHARVYALRTALEKIGLPLDVPAKSLEKYLEKK is encoded by the coding sequence ATGAGGGTAGAGGATCAGATAGTGTTTACGGCGCATCACGGGAACTGGAAGGTGGCGGACAGGCTCCTCGATATGGACGACGAGAAGGTGGCTCACTTCATAGCGAGCATCGCCAACACGGTCAACGCGAAGATACCTGAGTACCTCACGGAGGTTATGAACGTCGCGGGAATATCGAGCCTCGCCGAGGAGCTGGCGCAGAAGAACCTGAGCGATGCTGTCGTAGCTCTTAAATCCCCGGGAACCGCGAGGAAGCTGGGCCAGCTCGTCTTCGAGGACGACAAGAAGCTCAGGAAGCACCTCGTTGATGTCGCCAAGGCGCTCCTCGTCAGGGAGGTTCTCTCCAAGAAAGCCCCCGTGGACTACCCAGAGGGGCCGCTGAGCGAGGTCAGGATAGTCTTCCCGTACAACGAGGACCACGTCAACTTTACGGCGTTCCACCTCAGCGCGGAGCACGGCAAGTGGAGGGCCGTCCGGAGGCTCATAATCGACGACAAGACGCCGATGGCGGACGTCGCAAGGCTCCTCGCGGGCATAAACGAGAGCATAACCCTGAAGCTCCCCGTCTACGCCGGCATCGACGTGGAGGGAATAGACGCATGGTTCGGCGAGTTCAAGAAGGTTAAGAAGGCGGAGATTCCTGCGGTCGTTGAGAAGTACCTGCACTTCCCTGCCGAGAACTACGCCCCCAGGCCGTTCGTTGAGCATGCCCGTGTTTACGCCCTGAGGACGGCCCTGGAGAAGATAGGCCTGCCCCTCGATGTCCCGGCCAAGAGCCTTGAGAAGTACCTGGAGAAGAAGTGA
- a CDS encoding RidA family protein, with protein MKKETVFTERAPKPIGPYSQGIIAEGRLLFVSGQIPINPETGELVEGGIEEQARTAIENLLAVVEAAGGSAENVVKVTVYIRNMGDYARFNEVYNRYFSNSKPARAVVEVSNLPKGVAVEVEAIAVL; from the coding sequence ATGAAAAAGGAAACCGTCTTTACTGAAAGGGCCCCGAAGCCGATAGGGCCGTACAGCCAGGGGATAATCGCCGAGGGAAGGCTCCTCTTCGTCTCCGGGCAGATACCGATAAACCCCGAAACCGGGGAACTTGTGGAGGGGGGCATAGAGGAGCAGGCCAGGACGGCGATTGAGAATCTTCTGGCGGTGGTCGAGGCCGCGGGGGGAAGCGCCGAGAACGTGGTGAAGGTCACGGTTTACATCAGGAACATGGGTGACTATGCCAGATTCAACGAGGTCTACAACCGCTACTTCTCCAACTCCAAGCCTGCCAGGGCGGTTGTTGAGGTCTCAAACCTGCCCAAGGGCGTGGCGGTTGAAGTGGAGGCCATCGCCGTCCTCTGA
- a CDS encoding Mov34/MPN/PAD-1 family protein: MDVVRIRRELLEYLLELAREFYPNEFAGFLREKDGVFEEVLIAPNPHFGTSSAFFDTWMLPYDGSIKGTVHSHPGPSARPSQADLHFFSKFGGVHLIIAYPFTEDAVRAYLSSGERIRMEIVD; this comes from the coding sequence ATGGACGTCGTGAGAATAAGGAGAGAGCTGCTCGAATACCTGCTGGAGCTGGCGCGCGAGTTCTACCCAAACGAGTTCGCCGGTTTCCTGAGGGAGAAGGACGGGGTCTTCGAGGAGGTTCTCATAGCCCCCAACCCGCACTTCGGCACGAGCTCGGCTTTCTTCGACACATGGATGCTGCCCTACGACGGGAGCATAAAGGGAACCGTCCACTCACATCCGGGGCCGAGCGCCAGGCCCTCCCAGGCGGACCTCCACTTCTTCTCGAAGTTTGGAGGCGTTCACCTGATAATAGCGTATCCCTTTACGGAAGACGCTGTCAGAGCGTACCTGAGCAGCGGCGAGCGCATCAGGATGGAGATAGTGGACTGA
- a CDS encoding helix-turn-helix transcriptional regulator — protein sequence MKVRDVLDRLDEKQKRTVMQCFETCNIPDLDREVDIHVDDETMGFLKAISNPLRFRILKLLKDNWMCVCLISKILEQDQTLISHHLRTLKALNLIDERKEGKMHFYRTNKDVLEEYLTKVREGLV from the coding sequence ATGAAGGTGCGTGACGTTCTGGACAGGCTGGACGAGAAACAGAAGAGGACAGTGATGCAGTGTTTTGAGACATGCAACATACCCGACCTCGACAGGGAAGTGGACATCCACGTCGATGACGAAACGATGGGGTTCCTCAAGGCGATATCCAATCCCCTGCGGTTCAGGATACTCAAGCTTCTGAAGGATAACTGGATGTGCGTGTGCCTGATATCCAAGATACTCGAGCAGGACCAGACCCTGATCAGCCACCACCTCCGTACCCTAAAGGCCCTGAACCTGATCGACGAGCGCAAGGAGGGCAAGATGCACTTCTACAGAACCAACAAAGATGTGCTCGAGGAGTATCTCACAAAGGTTCGTGAGGGGCTGGTGTGA
- a CDS encoding MazG nucleotide pyrophosphohydrolase domain-containing protein, producing MNEHQEKVDRLVREFGGYWSPFEMLAALVEEVGELADELLKVEGVKGTGEKERLEEEIGDVVFALACIANYYGVDLLTALEKSVKKYLVRDGNRWKESDEDSEK from the coding sequence GTGAACGAGCACCAGGAAAAAGTTGACAGGCTCGTCAGGGAGTTCGGCGGCTACTGGAGCCCCTTCGAGATGCTCGCGGCGCTGGTGGAGGAGGTCGGCGAGCTGGCTGACGAGCTTCTGAAGGTCGAGGGTGTAAAAGGCACGGGGGAGAAGGAACGTCTGGAGGAGGAAATTGGCGACGTGGTCTTCGCACTCGCCTGCATCGCGAACTACTACGGTGTCGACCTCCTGACCGCGCTGGAGAAAAGTGTGAAAAAGTACCTGGTCCGCGATGGAAACAGATGGAAAGAATCCGATGAAGACTCAGAAAAATAA
- a CDS encoding Lrp/AsnC family transcriptional regulator produces the protein MADKINGIDIRILKLLSKNARLTYKELAEILGTTRQRISRRMDRLERNGVIKKYTVIPDYDALGYVHVILGITVKPSVNIDEIIPTLVEDENIKIIQRAIGSHSLVIHIVGPKDMKELEKIISEVSRKIPGIDTLDITFVTETVKFEVL, from the coding sequence ATGGCGGATAAAATAAACGGAATAGACATCCGCATTTTAAAGCTCCTCTCAAAGAACGCCCGCCTTACTTACAAGGAACTCGCCGAGATTCTTGGTACCACCAGACAGAGAATATCCAGGAGGATGGACCGTCTCGAGAGGAACGGCGTCATAAAGAAGTACACCGTTATACCCGACTACGACGCCCTCGGCTACGTCCACGTGATCCTCGGAATAACCGTCAAGCCATCGGTCAACATCGACGAGATAATCCCCACCCTGGTTGAGGACGAGAACATCAAGATCATCCAGCGCGCCATCGGCTCCCACAGCCTGGTCATACACATAGTCGGGCCAAAGGACATGAAGGAGCTCGAAAAGATCATCTCAGAGGTCTCCAGGAAGATACCCGGAATCGATACTCTGGATATAACATTCGTCACAGAGACCGTCAAGTTCGAGGTTCTTTGA
- a CDS encoding DUF92 domain-containing protein, whose protein sequence is MLERIAVDLAVVAGLGLGSYWFGALDAKGAIAAAVLGLVVIELGGIYPFLAMVAFVVIGVLATKYRFMEKVRLGAAQSRNGVRSWGNVLGNGLAAAIFLVFERLSHMDVFWAATFAAIATANGDTLASELGKVFGRSPKLITNFKPARPGTNGAVSWAGEVFALTGALAIALFALPLTEEKGLMLLAVTLGGFIGVNLDSLIGATLENEGITNNNSTNFLASLLGGFVGAGLFYILHGGA, encoded by the coding sequence ATGCTCGAAAGAATCGCCGTGGACTTGGCAGTGGTCGCCGGACTGGGCCTCGGCTCGTACTGGTTCGGGGCCCTCGACGCAAAGGGTGCCATCGCAGCGGCGGTGCTGGGGCTTGTTGTCATAGAACTCGGCGGGATTTATCCGTTCCTGGCCATGGTGGCCTTCGTTGTCATCGGCGTTCTTGCAACCAAGTACCGGTTTATGGAGAAGGTCAGACTCGGCGCGGCCCAGAGCAGAAACGGAGTCAGGAGCTGGGGCAACGTCCTTGGAAACGGGCTCGCTGCCGCCATCTTCCTGGTCTTCGAGCGGCTGTCCCATATGGATGTCTTCTGGGCGGCGACGTTCGCGGCCATTGCAACCGCAAACGGGGACACCCTTGCCAGCGAGCTTGGGAAGGTTTTCGGGAGGAGCCCGAAACTGATAACCAACTTTAAACCCGCCAGGCCGGGAACCAACGGCGCCGTGTCCTGGGCAGGTGAAGTCTTTGCCCTTACCGGAGCGCTGGCGATAGCACTGTTCGCCCTCCCCCTGACGGAGGAGAAGGGGCTTATGCTCCTCGCGGTTACCCTGGGCGGCTTCATCGGGGTTAACCTGGACAGCCTCATAGGCGCCACCCTGGAGAACGAGGGCATCACCAACAACAACTCCACCAATTTCCTGGCCTCACTCCTGGGCGGCTTCGTGGGCGCTGGCCTGTTCTACATCCTTCACGGGGGAGCATGA
- a CDS encoding SPOUT family RNA methylase, which yields MKFLVKTQRGMEGVAANYIGEALPDAEVWISPMGYYGLVIVETGDGNAAEVMLGIPEIERVIPVLVEVPAELERIVETAEKVAPLIAEDETFAVRTKRRGKHGFSSIDVNRELGARVRELTGADVNLSWPDKVVRVEIIGDRAYVSVLPGEEFRKFTPDKRDARELFRKVTVVQMPYWGGYKVCRSFGEKIGRAAQAFEVKELIIAPKGKMDALELAEFIKGVRVGQESRHRIQRESYPWKVEKVPVSVWDLYQVVRDKRRDKRLLIITDPKGPTVAQVGERLARDMFHAKEVVVFIGSREGIPRGLFRFADYVIDLAPYMTFATEHGIPAALVSLWEVYEEYAGEREAKGEAVSD from the coding sequence GTGAAGTTTCTCGTGAAGACACAGAGGGGTATGGAGGGCGTTGCGGCCAATTACATCGGGGAGGCGCTCCCTGACGCCGAGGTCTGGATCTCTCCGATGGGCTATTACGGACTCGTCATCGTGGAGACTGGGGACGGGAACGCGGCCGAGGTGATGCTCGGCATCCCCGAGATCGAGAGGGTCATTCCTGTTTTGGTGGAGGTTCCCGCCGAGCTCGAGAGGATCGTCGAAACCGCCGAGAAGGTGGCCCCCCTCATAGCGGAGGACGAGACCTTTGCGGTGAGGACGAAGAGGCGCGGAAAGCACGGGTTCTCAAGCATCGACGTCAACAGGGAGCTTGGAGCAAGGGTGCGCGAGCTCACGGGCGCCGACGTGAACCTCAGCTGGCCGGACAAGGTTGTTCGGGTCGAGATAATCGGCGACAGGGCGTACGTTTCGGTTCTCCCGGGCGAGGAGTTCAGGAAGTTCACTCCGGACAAGAGGGACGCCAGGGAGCTCTTCCGCAAGGTCACCGTTGTCCAGATGCCGTACTGGGGAGGCTACAAGGTCTGCCGCTCCTTTGGAGAGAAGATCGGAAGGGCCGCCCAGGCCTTCGAGGTGAAGGAGCTCATAATAGCCCCGAAGGGAAAGATGGATGCCCTCGAGCTGGCCGAGTTCATCAAAGGTGTCAGGGTTGGTCAGGAGAGCAGGCACAGAATACAGCGTGAGAGTTATCCATGGAAGGTTGAGAAGGTCCCCGTCAGCGTGTGGGACCTTTATCAGGTGGTTCGCGACAAAAGGAGGGACAAAAGGCTCCTCATAATAACTGACCCCAAGGGCCCAACCGTGGCACAGGTTGGAGAGAGGCTTGCGCGCGACATGTTCCATGCGAAGGAGGTCGTGGTGTTCATCGGCTCCCGCGAGGGGATTCCGAGGGGCCTCTTCAGGTTCGCGGATTACGTGATCGACCTTGCCCCGTACATGACATTTGCCACCGAGCACGGCATTCCAGCCGCACTCGTGTCCCTCTGGGAGGTTTATGAGGAATACGCAGGGGAGCGGGAGGCAAAGGGAGAGGCGGTTTCCGATTAA
- a CDS encoding 30S ribosomal protein S3ae — translation MAKVNPRKKAAATKDKWKSKEWYIVYAPDFFGSKEIGLTPADEPEKVIGRVIETTLKDLTGDFTKGQVKLYFQVYDVKGQNAYTKFKGHTLSRSYIRSLVRRRTTRVDGIYNVTTKDGYKLRVMGMVIAYRRIQTSQERAIREIIRDIIHKKAEELNYRDFVLEAVSGKMAAEMAKEARKIYPIKRAEIRKIKVLAEPEA, via the coding sequence ATGGCAAAAGTTAACCCAAGGAAGAAGGCTGCCGCTACCAAGGATAAGTGGAAGAGCAAGGAGTGGTATATAGTTTACGCTCCGGACTTCTTCGGGAGCAAGGAGATAGGCCTTACCCCGGCCGACGAGCCGGAGAAGGTCATAGGAAGGGTCATCGAGACCACCCTCAAGGACCTCACCGGCGACTTCACCAAGGGCCAGGTCAAGCTCTACTTCCAGGTCTACGACGTCAAGGGCCAGAACGCCTACACCAAGTTCAAGGGCCACACCCTCTCGAGGAGCTACATAAGGAGCCTCGTCAGGAGGAGAACCACCCGCGTTGATGGTATCTACAACGTCACCACCAAGGACGGCTACAAGCTCCGCGTCATGGGCATGGTCATCGCCTACAGGCGCATCCAGACCAGCCAGGAGAGGGCCATCAGGGAGATCATCAGGGACATCATCCACAAGAAGGCCGAGGAGCTGAACTACAGGGACTTCGTTCTCGAGGCCGTCAGCGGCAAGATGGCCGCCGAGATGGCCAAGGAAGCCAGGAAGATCTACCCGATCAAGAGGGCCGAGATCAGGAAGATCAAGGTTCTCGCCGAGCCGGAGGCCTGA
- a CDS encoding KEOPS complex subunit Pcc1, producing the protein MRVEARVEMVWHYGDPKRAEAIARSLEVDNASIPGGLKKSLNVLTRWENGDVITKVKYSGEIETLIKALDDLVFSIKIAEDVTEKV; encoded by the coding sequence GTGAGGGTTGAGGCCAGGGTGGAGATGGTCTGGCACTACGGCGATCCGAAGAGGGCGGAGGCCATAGCCCGGTCCCTCGAAGTGGACAACGCCAGCATTCCTGGTGGCCTAAAGAAAAGTTTAAATGTGCTGACCCGATGGGAAAATGGGGACGTCATAACAAAGGTTAAATACTCGGGTGAGATTGAAACACTCATCAAAGCGCTGGACGATTTGGTGTTTTCAATCAAAATCGCCGAAGATGTTACCGAAAAGGTGTGA
- a CDS encoding DHH family phosphoesterase: MDRGAFLERAREGAELIRMHIELGHTIRIVSHRDADGITAGAILAKAVAREGGTFQLSIVKQVSEELIKELAAEKHRIYVFSDLGSGSMGLIEKYLEGATVVVADHHPPERDGFSTDSHVLVNPVPLGANSVRDLSGSGVAYFVAREMNEKNRDLAYIALVGAVGDMQEIDGTFHGMNLDIIEDGKELGILEVRKELRLFGRESRPLRQMLAYSTNPEIPEVTGDERKAIEWLRARGFDPEVKYWQLREEEKRKLHDALVIHLIKHGAPKEAIDRLIGDVVVSPLYPEGDPRHEAREFATLLNATGRLNAGTLGVAICLGDGDAYRRARKMLDDYKREQIEARKFIIQNWSMADEGEHAYVFYAGRSIRDTLVGIAANIAINAGLVDPEKPVVVLADSDEDESLVKGSARTTERALEKGYHLGDALREVAEKLGGEGGGHAIAAGIRFPRDRIEEFIKLFNEALGRQLREGKSSEG; encoded by the coding sequence GTGGATAGAGGGGCGTTTTTGGAGCGGGCCAGGGAGGGCGCCGAACTGATCAGAATGCACATTGAGTTAGGGCACACCATCCGCATAGTCTCCCACCGCGACGCGGACGGTATAACGGCAGGAGCAATCCTGGCCAAAGCGGTGGCGCGCGAGGGCGGGACCTTCCAGCTCAGCATCGTCAAACAGGTGAGCGAGGAGCTCATAAAGGAGCTGGCCGCTGAAAAGCACAGGATATACGTCTTCAGCGACCTGGGAAGCGGCTCGATGGGTCTCATCGAGAAGTACCTCGAAGGCGCCACTGTCGTTGTTGCGGACCATCATCCACCCGAGAGGGACGGGTTCTCCACGGATTCCCACGTTCTCGTTAACCCCGTCCCCCTTGGCGCCAACAGCGTCCGCGATCTCAGCGGTTCGGGCGTTGCCTACTTCGTCGCCAGGGAGATGAACGAGAAGAATCGGGATCTGGCCTATATCGCCCTCGTCGGCGCCGTCGGCGACATGCAGGAGATAGACGGCACGTTCCACGGCATGAACCTTGACATCATAGAGGACGGAAAGGAACTCGGCATCCTGGAGGTTCGGAAGGAACTTCGCCTCTTCGGGCGCGAAAGCCGGCCTCTACGCCAGATGCTGGCCTACTCCACCAACCCGGAGATTCCCGAGGTAACTGGCGATGAGCGGAAGGCCATAGAGTGGCTCCGCGCCAGGGGCTTCGACCCGGAGGTGAAGTACTGGCAGCTCCGCGAGGAGGAGAAGCGGAAGCTTCACGATGCACTGGTGATACACCTCATCAAACACGGCGCCCCCAAGGAGGCCATAGACCGGCTCATTGGGGACGTGGTGGTAAGCCCGCTCTACCCGGAGGGCGACCCGAGGCACGAGGCGAGGGAGTTCGCCACGCTCCTCAACGCCACCGGCAGACTGAACGCCGGGACGCTGGGAGTTGCGATATGCCTCGGTGACGGGGATGCCTACAGGCGCGCCAGGAAGATGCTTGACGATTACAAGCGGGAACAGATAGAGGCCAGGAAGTTTATAATCCAGAACTGGAGCATGGCGGACGAGGGAGAGCACGCCTACGTCTTCTACGCAGGCAGGAGCATCAGGGACACTCTCGTCGGCATCGCCGCCAACATAGCGATAAACGCCGGGCTGGTTGACCCCGAGAAGCCGGTCGTAGTGCTGGCCGACAGCGACGAGGACGAGAGCCTCGTGAAGGGATCCGCAAGAACCACGGAGAGGGCCCTTGAGAAGGGCTACCACCTCGGCGATGCACTGCGTGAGGTCGCGGAGAAGCTCGGCGGAGAAGGCGGGGGGCATGCGATAGCCGCTGGAATCCGCTTCCCGAGGGACAGGATCGAGGAGTTCATCAAACTCTTCAACGAGGCCCTTGGAAGGCAGCTCCGGGAGGGAAAATCCAGTGAGGGTTGA
- a CDS encoding 30S ribosomal protein S15: MARIHARKRGKSGSKRPPRTAPPTWVEYTAEEVEGLVIKLRKEGYSAAMIGTILRDQYGIPSVKLVTGKKITKILEENGLAPSIPEDLMALIRKAVKLRKHLEMHPKDKHSRRGLQLTESKIRRLVKYYRRTGKLPAKWRYDPEQAKLLVR, translated from the coding sequence ATGGCAAGGATACACGCGAGAAAGAGAGGTAAGTCTGGTTCTAAGAGGCCACCGAGGACCGCTCCGCCGACCTGGGTTGAGTACACGGCGGAGGAGGTCGAGGGGCTCGTTATCAAGCTCAGGAAGGAAGGCTACAGCGCTGCCATGATAGGAACCATCCTCAGGGATCAGTACGGAATCCCGAGCGTCAAGCTCGTCACCGGCAAGAAGATAACCAAGATCCTCGAGGAGAACGGCCTCGCGCCGAGCATCCCGGAGGACCTCATGGCTCTCATCAGGAAGGCCGTCAAGCTCAGGAAGCACCTCGAGATGCACCCGAAGGACAAGCACTCAAGGCGCGGTCTCCAGCTCACCGAGAGCAAGATTAGGCGCCTCGTCAAGTACTACCGCAGGACCGGCAAGCTGCCGGCCAAGTGGCGCTACGATCCGGAGCAGGCCAAGCTCCTGGTCCGCTGA
- a CDS encoding LAGLIDADG family homing endonuclease produces MRKIKDLGVNELHEVVERVKFLCSMGCSYGKIVDIIADEYQLRLSKATVLRWCKGTHDPFNRIKRIVTEPSPELSYVIGVYLGDGSIHRKSNGRYLVKLKVIDEEFAKAFAESLQRLGVRTTVGLESDSTRVDRFYVEGSNKTLFQLLSSSKETLFSLSERYPVQFLRGFFDSEGFPTVNAGKTFDVKVGVVNSDVQVLKFAKKLLKELGIRSRMVKLYSKGHEFTIRGEVYTSNVDMFVLWISRFGDVVSFYENVGFTATRKSEKLRRAIELKESYPPAEAIRRWLIEYEKRGRGYVKRANLFKPPINSQREGAAGGSWPSPGGVWYGKDTREKER; encoded by the coding sequence ATGAGGAAAATTAAAGATTTAGGTGTAAATGAACTTCACGAGGTTGTTGAGAGGGTAAAGTTCCTGTGTTCTATGGGATGTTCCTATGGCAAAATCGTCGATATTATAGCCGATGAGTACCAGCTCAGGCTTTCAAAGGCAACGGTGCTCCGCTGGTGCAAGGGTACTCACGACCCGTTCAACCGGATTAAACGCATCGTAACAGAGCCTTCACCGGAACTTTCCTATGTAATCGGAGTTTATCTGGGCGATGGGAGTATTCACAGGAAATCCAATGGAAGGTACCTCGTCAAGCTTAAGGTCATTGATGAAGAGTTCGCTAAGGCTTTTGCCGAGTCACTTCAACGGTTGGGAGTCAGAACAACTGTGGGTCTTGAGAGTGATTCGACCAGGGTGGATAGGTTCTATGTTGAAGGGAGCAACAAAACGTTGTTTCAGCTTTTAAGCAGCTCAAAGGAGACCCTGTTCTCCCTGTCGGAGAGGTACCCAGTGCAGTTCCTCAGGGGGTTCTTTGATAGTGAGGGATTTCCAACTGTGAATGCCGGGAAAACGTTCGATGTTAAAGTCGGGGTCGTCAACTCAGACGTTCAGGTTCTGAAATTTGCCAAGAAACTCCTTAAAGAACTGGGGATTCGTTCACGGATGGTAAAGTTATACTCTAAAGGTCACGAATTCACGATTCGAGGAGAGGTGTACACCTCAAACGTTGATATGTTCGTCCTGTGGATTTCACGCTTTGGGGATGTGGTATCTTTTTATGAAAACGTTGGTTTTACGGCAACGAGGAAATCAGAAAAACTTCGGAGAGCTATAGAGCTGAAGGAAAGTTATCCTCCAGCAGAGGCTATCAGAAGGTGGCTAATCGAATACGAGAAGCGTGGACGGGGATACGTCAAGAGGGCAAACCTTTTTAAACCTCCCATCAATTCCCAACGCGAAGGGGCGGCTGGCGGGAGCTGGCCGTCACCGGGAGGTGTATGGTATGGCAAGGATACACGCGAGAAAGAGAGGTAA